The Staphylococcus sp. KG4-3 genome has a window encoding:
- a CDS encoding globin domain-containing protein has translation MLSETEIQTIRETVPLLKEKGQDITAIFYKRLFEEHPELKNVFNQTNQKKGLQSSALAMAVVAAAENIEDLTPIVPAIMPVVYKHCALQVKPEHYPIVGENLIWAIEEVTGLKDEDPIIQAWVKAYGEIADAFIGLENEVYSKMIWEGFKPFEVTQITKETELIKSFTVKSDEIDLSQFIPGQYITVDISSDKLPYQAKRHYSIVDGGIDFLTFGVRRDMTETHEGEVSTILHDEVAVGDTLMLSAPVGGFKLENKSNKQLFLGSGVGVTPLVSMYDEAVKVETPAIFLQSTSNAENVAFEEKLNQITEQSENASFIKHFRDSDGFIETEQLSRYVDEHTEVYVCGGNSFLKAMIAELQSLNISMDHVHFETFIPRLSFSV, from the coding sequence ATGTTAAGCGAAACAGAGATTCAAACAATTAGAGAAACAGTACCATTACTTAAAGAAAAAGGGCAAGACATTACTGCAATTTTTTATAAAAGGTTATTTGAAGAGCACCCAGAATTGAAAAATGTATTTAATCAAACGAATCAAAAAAAAGGGCTACAATCTTCAGCTTTAGCAATGGCTGTAGTTGCTGCAGCAGAAAATATTGAAGATTTAACGCCAATTGTTCCAGCAATTATGCCAGTTGTGTATAAACATTGTGCACTACAAGTCAAACCGGAACATTATCCAATTGTCGGTGAAAATTTAATTTGGGCTATTGAAGAAGTAACTGGGTTGAAAGATGAAGATCCAATTATTCAAGCATGGGTAAAAGCATATGGTGAAATTGCTGACGCATTTATTGGTTTAGAAAATGAAGTATATAGCAAAATGATATGGGAAGGTTTTAAACCATTTGAAGTTACACAAATTACGAAGGAAACAGAATTAATTAAATCATTTACTGTTAAATCTGATGAAATAGATTTGAGTCAATTTATACCTGGACAATACATCACTGTAGATATTTCTAGCGATAAATTACCGTATCAAGCTAAAAGACATTATTCTATTGTCGATGGGGGTATTGATTTCTTAACTTTTGGTGTCAGAAGAGATATGACTGAAACACATGAAGGTGAAGTATCAACGATTTTACACGACGAAGTGGCTGTTGGCGATACATTAATGTTATCTGCACCCGTTGGCGGTTTTAAATTGGAAAATAAATCAAATAAGCAACTGTTTTTAGGTTCTGGCGTAGGAGTCACACCACTTGTATCCATGTATGATGAAGCAGTAAAAGTTGAAACACCTGCAATATTTTTACAATCAACATCAAATGCAGAAAATGTCGCTTTTGAAGAAAAATTAAATCAAATAACTGAGCAATCAGAAAATGCTTCTTTTATTAAGCATTTTCGTGATAGTGATGGCTTTATTGAAACAGAACAATTGAGTCGGTATGTGGACGAACACACTGAGGTATACGTATGTGGAGGTAATTCATTCCTAAAAGCGATGATCGCTGAATTACAGTCACTGAATATTTCAATGGATCATGTACATTTTGAAACATTCATACCGAGATTGAGCTTTTCAGTCTAA
- a CDS encoding phosphoadenylyl-sulfate reductase, protein MSEAKITYENFESNAFDTLDITDETKGAREVISWAYETYGDSIIYSCSFGAEGMILIDLIYSVKKDAEIVFLDTNLHFQETYDLIDRVKVRYPELNIKLKQPDLTLEEQADQFNPALWKNDPNHCCYIRKIKPLEEVLSGATAWVSGLRREQSPSRQSTNFINKDERFKSVKVCPLIHWTWDDVWAYIKKYDLHYNELHDFNYPSIGCIPCTAAVSGSGDSRAGRWSNSTKTECGLHTTNKP, encoded by the coding sequence ATGTCAGAAGCAAAAATTACGTATGAGAACTTTGAGTCAAACGCTTTTGATACATTAGATATCACAGATGAAACAAAAGGTGCTCGTGAAGTTATCTCATGGGCATACGAAACATATGGCGACTCTATTATATATTCATGTAGTTTTGGTGCTGAAGGTATGATTTTAATTGATTTAATTTACAGTGTGAAAAAAGATGCTGAAATTGTGTTTTTAGATACAAACCTTCATTTCCAAGAAACATATGATTTAATAGATCGTGTTAAAGTACGTTATCCAGAATTGAATATAAAACTTAAGCAGCCAGATCTTACTTTAGAAGAACAAGCCGATCAATTTAACCCAGCACTTTGGAAGAATGATCCCAATCATTGTTGTTATATTCGTAAAATTAAACCACTAGAAGAAGTGTTGTCTGGTGCAACAGCTTGGGTTTCAGGATTAAGAAGAGAGCAATCACCAAGTCGTCAGTCTACTAATTTTATTAATAAGGATGAGCGATTTAAATCTGTTAAAGTGTGTCCACTTATCCATTGGACATGGGACGATGTATGGGCATATATCAAAAAATATGATTTACATTATAACGAATTACATGATTTTAATTATCCGAGTATTGGTTGTATTCCATGTACAGCAGCTGTTTCAGGTTCGGGAGATTCAAGAGCAGGTAGATGGAGTAACTCTA